A window of Fluoribacter dumoffii NY 23 contains these coding sequences:
- a CDS encoding copper-transporting P-type ATPase gives MKPGHCNHEHHPRKNSLEAEKNHQASHPHLNLPQHSASDETLKTGIYTCPMHPEIRQAKPGNCPICGMALELETVSIEQENPEYKSMQHRFWLALLLSIPVVVLEMGSHLFQHVLTANLSAWIQFALASPVVLWCGLPFFQRGVISVQTRQLNMFTLIAMGVGVAWIYSTIALLFPGLFPIAFHHQGLINVYFEAAAVITTLVLLGQVLELKAREQTGGAIRALLNLAPEHARRIDVHGNDEEVTLDQVRVGDKLRVRPGEKIPVDGQVLEGRSNVDESLVTGESMPVSKDIGSKVIGATINLNGSFVMRAEHVGSDTMLAHIIHMVSEAQRSRAPIQRLADVVSGWFVPAVILIAIVTFFAWFFLGPEPVLSYGLLAAVSVLIIACPCALGLATPMSIMVGVGKGAQNGVLVKNAEALELMEQVKVLVVDKTGTLTLGHPKLTQIITEKEFEADEVLALAATMERHSEHPLANAIVAAAKEKQLSLTTVADFEAIPGKGVIGKINDSRIAIGNLQLMQEYGDTPSSLNDRAVELRAQGATVMFMAVGSKTIAILAVEDPLKPDTFKAINELQKNGMQIYMLTGDSQITAQSVAGQLGIKNVIAEIMPDDKRRIVSGLKDKGFVVAMAGDGVNDAPALASADIGIAMGTGTDVAIESAGITLLHGDLEGIVKARRLSCATMSNIRQNLFFAFIYNGLGVPLAAGVLYPLTGLLLNPVIAATAMALSSVSVIVNSLRLRKLTF, from the coding sequence ATGAAACCGGGACATTGTAATCACGAGCATCACCCCAGAAAGAATTCTTTAGAGGCAGAAAAAAACCATCAGGCAAGTCATCCCCACCTTAATCTGCCTCAGCATTCTGCCTCAGATGAGACGCTAAAAACCGGTATCTACACTTGTCCCATGCATCCAGAAATTCGGCAGGCGAAACCAGGAAATTGTCCGATTTGTGGTATGGCTCTAGAGCTTGAAACTGTGTCGATAGAACAAGAAAATCCCGAATACAAAAGCATGCAACACCGATTTTGGTTGGCACTTTTGTTAAGTATTCCGGTCGTGGTATTAGAAATGGGGAGCCATCTGTTTCAACATGTTCTTACGGCAAATCTCTCTGCCTGGATTCAATTTGCTCTGGCCTCCCCTGTGGTTTTATGGTGTGGTTTGCCTTTTTTCCAGCGGGGGGTTATTTCAGTCCAGACACGTCAGCTGAATATGTTCACCCTTATTGCAATGGGGGTAGGCGTGGCCTGGATTTACAGTACCATTGCTTTGCTATTTCCGGGTTTGTTTCCTATTGCTTTTCATCACCAGGGATTAATCAATGTTTATTTTGAAGCGGCTGCGGTAATTACTACTTTGGTCTTGCTCGGCCAGGTTTTGGAATTAAAAGCTCGCGAGCAGACAGGAGGAGCAATTCGCGCCTTATTGAATTTAGCCCCGGAACATGCTCGCCGAATTGATGTTCATGGTAATGATGAAGAAGTAACCCTTGATCAAGTTCGGGTCGGGGATAAGCTTCGTGTTCGTCCCGGCGAAAAAATTCCCGTGGATGGGCAGGTGCTTGAGGGACGCAGTAATGTAGATGAGTCACTGGTTACCGGTGAATCAATGCCGGTAAGTAAGGACATAGGTTCCAAAGTAATCGGGGCAACCATAAACCTGAATGGCAGCTTTGTAATGAGGGCGGAACACGTAGGCAGTGACACAATGCTGGCCCATATTATCCATATGGTAAGTGAAGCCCAGCGGAGCAGGGCCCCTATTCAACGTTTAGCTGATGTGGTTTCAGGCTGGTTTGTACCTGCAGTAATTTTGATTGCAATTGTGACATTTTTCGCCTGGTTTTTCTTGGGCCCGGAACCGGTTTTGAGTTATGGCTTACTTGCAGCAGTTTCCGTGCTGATTATTGCCTGTCCTTGTGCTTTAGGCTTAGCCACACCTATGTCTATTATGGTTGGTGTGGGTAAAGGGGCTCAGAATGGGGTCCTGGTTAAAAATGCTGAAGCGCTGGAACTTATGGAACAGGTTAAAGTGCTCGTTGTGGACAAAACCGGCACCCTGACGCTTGGCCACCCAAAATTAACCCAGATTATTACTGAAAAGGAATTTGAAGCAGATGAAGTACTTGCTTTAGCTGCCACAATGGAACGCCACAGCGAGCACCCCTTGGCAAATGCAATCGTTGCTGCAGCAAAAGAGAAACAATTGTCGCTAACCACGGTCGCAGATTTTGAGGCCATACCTGGAAAAGGGGTCATTGGTAAGATCAATGATTCACGCATTGCAATTGGGAACTTGCAGCTGATGCAAGAATATGGGGATACACCCAGCTCACTTAATGATAGGGCTGTTGAATTAAGGGCACAAGGTGCAACAGTCATGTTTATGGCTGTAGGCAGTAAAACAATTGCCATTTTGGCAGTGGAAGATCCATTGAAGCCAGACACATTTAAGGCCATAAATGAATTACAAAAGAACGGGATGCAAATATACATGCTGACTGGCGACAGTCAAATAACAGCGCAATCGGTTGCCGGACAATTGGGAATAAAAAACGTCATTGCAGAAATTATGCCAGATGACAAGCGGCGTATAGTCAGTGGTTTGAAAGATAAAGGTTTCGTTGTGGCCATGGCAGGAGACGGAGTAAATGATGCGCCGGCGTTGGCAAGTGCTGATATAGGAATTGCAATGGGCACGGGTACGGATGTCGCAATTGAGAGTGCAGGGATTACTTTGCTCCATGGCGACTTGGAGGGTATCGTGAAAGCGCGTCGTTTATCTTGCGCTACAATGAGCAATATACGCCAGAATTTATTTTTTGCTTTTATTTATAATGGATTGGGTGTTCCCCTGGCGGCTGGTGTGTTGTATCCGCTGACAGGGCTGTTATTAAACCCTGTTATTGCTGCCACTGCGATGGCATTGAGCTCTGTTTCCGTTATTGTTAATTCTTTAAGGTTACGGAAGCTTACCTTCTAG